In Opitutaceae bacterium TAV5, one genomic interval encodes:
- a CDS encoding von Willebrand factor A — MNNDNHTADDATRDTAGADEREARVLAVVLGEAPPAEIEAVEQLLASDPALRAWRDELVSATLPLLRDAVRPDAILAGPGTAALHLDAARRTKLLETLAAAGSGATAQPASANSIPWPALIRKNIPAFAACAALLLGLLATGVFSALNRSRVTASAVSTVRYAAPEAPEVIVADPASILPDTSAAANAPAVSGRLALPEIAFPAAGTLELRGPDASGPASIRNAIRENNSAGATVAVGSMVANSAVGSSPGVGFDTFNALRVADERRAPASPAKVFLHPAPVSAPLPIPAQAPTTPVPVSEARSVFGVRTRMSGDSLARVAIPMNDGSSLQPADAYRGGTTERIAAAATPAAPRVQMDYYDYKGAEQKTPPLSENVLSGLMSTSSTGFAASAEASLKSKPDAFAPSAGSSLAKNESVAGIRTDADAFGVPVYSDKPAKMRMREETLAAETPFSTFSLNVSDASFRLAAEALRRGQWPDSTRIRPEEFVNALAFNDPPPADGQAVALTQEQARHPFAHNRNLLRLSVQTASAGRSSRQPLNLTLLLDTSGSMERVDRQETVAVALNALADALRPGDTVSLLGFALRPTLYIDAASGPAAAEMLRRIARDGIPPEGGTNLERALAEACSKNAATRAAGSLNRVVLLTDGAANLGDANPETLAAIVEKYKKTGIGIDCYGIGFDGYNDAMLETLARAGYGRYAWLNNPADARDDFAGKLAGALQVAAQNVKVQIEFNPARVGVYRLLGYEKHLLRKEEFRDNTVAAAELGAAESGTAVYTVEARSDADGGMGELGVARVRYQDPATGEYHESEWSIPYDPAAPAFDQAAPGVRLAATAALFAETLAGDPNAQAVSLPALATGLRQVLAAHGAFPANRQLLTLLEEAARLER, encoded by the coding sequence ATGAACAACGACAACCACACTGCCGACGACGCCACCCGCGACACCGCCGGGGCCGACGAACGCGAAGCCCGCGTGCTGGCCGTCGTTCTGGGCGAGGCTCCGCCCGCCGAGATCGAAGCCGTCGAGCAACTCCTCGCCTCCGATCCTGCTTTGCGCGCCTGGCGCGACGAACTCGTTTCAGCCACTCTTCCGCTCCTCCGCGACGCCGTGCGACCGGACGCCATTCTCGCCGGCCCGGGCACCGCCGCTCTGCACCTCGACGCCGCCCGCCGCACGAAGCTGCTGGAAACCCTGGCGGCTGCCGGAAGTGGCGCCACCGCCCAGCCTGCATCCGCCAACAGCATTCCATGGCCAGCCCTGATTCGTAAAAACATTCCCGCTTTCGCCGCCTGCGCAGCATTGCTGCTGGGGCTGCTTGCGACCGGAGTTTTTTCCGCGCTGAACCGCTCCCGTGTCACGGCCTCCGCAGTCTCCACGGTCAGGTATGCCGCGCCCGAAGCTCCCGAGGTGATCGTTGCTGATCCCGCGAGCATTCTCCCTGACACGTCGGCCGCCGCCAACGCGCCGGCGGTTTCCGGGCGACTTGCTCTCCCGGAGATCGCTTTTCCGGCGGCAGGCACCTTGGAACTCCGCGGCCCGGACGCATCTGGCCCGGCATCCATCCGTAATGCCATCCGGGAAAACAACTCTGCCGGAGCCACCGTCGCGGTCGGCAGCATGGTCGCGAATAGCGCGGTCGGGTCATCACCCGGGGTCGGATTCGACACGTTCAACGCCTTGCGGGTTGCCGATGAGCGGCGAGCCCCGGCGTCACCAGCCAAAGTTTTCCTCCACCCAGCTCCGGTGTCCGCACCCCTTCCGATTCCTGCGCAGGCTCCGACCACCCCCGTGCCTGTATCAGAAGCTCGTTCTGTCTTCGGGGTACGTACCCGAATGTCTGGCGACAGCCTGGCTCGCGTTGCGATCCCGATGAACGACGGGTCCAGTCTGCAACCCGCGGATGCTTACCGTGGCGGAACAACGGAGAGGATAGCTGCTGCCGCCACCCCTGCCGCCCCGCGCGTACAGATGGACTACTACGACTACAAGGGCGCAGAACAGAAAACCCCGCCCCTGTCGGAAAACGTTCTTTCCGGACTTATGTCCACGTCTTCAACCGGTTTCGCGGCATCCGCCGAAGCCTCGCTCAAATCGAAACCGGATGCATTCGCGCCGAGTGCCGGGTCTTCACTCGCGAAAAACGAGTCGGTTGCGGGTATCAGGACGGATGCAGACGCATTCGGCGTCCCGGTGTATTCGGACAAACCGGCGAAGATGCGAATGCGGGAGGAAACCCTTGCCGCTGAAACCCCCTTCAGCACTTTCTCGCTCAATGTCAGCGACGCCTCCTTCCGGCTCGCGGCGGAGGCGTTGCGGCGCGGACAGTGGCCCGACTCCACGCGCATCCGCCCCGAGGAGTTCGTCAACGCGCTCGCCTTCAACGACCCGCCGCCCGCCGACGGCCAGGCCGTCGCGCTCACGCAGGAACAGGCGCGCCACCCTTTCGCGCACAACCGCAATCTCCTCCGTCTCAGCGTGCAGACGGCCAGCGCCGGACGTTCCTCGCGCCAGCCGCTCAACCTCACGCTGCTTCTCGATACCTCGGGCTCGATGGAGCGCGTCGATCGTCAGGAAACCGTGGCCGTCGCCCTCAACGCCCTCGCCGACGCCCTCCGCCCCGGCGACACCGTGAGCCTCCTCGGTTTCGCGCTCCGCCCCACTCTCTACATCGACGCCGCCAGCGGCCCTGCCGCCGCCGAAATGTTGCGCCGCATCGCCCGCGACGGCATCCCGCCCGAAGGCGGCACCAACCTCGAACGCGCGCTTGCCGAGGCTTGCTCGAAAAACGCAGCCACGCGCGCCGCCGGCTCGCTCAACCGTGTCGTCCTCCTCACCGACGGCGCCGCCAATCTCGGCGACGCCAATCCGGAGACCCTTGCCGCTATCGTCGAAAAATACAAAAAGACCGGCATCGGCATCGATTGCTACGGCATCGGTTTCGATGGCTACAACGACGCCATGCTCGAAACCCTCGCCCGCGCCGGATACGGACGCTACGCATGGCTCAACAATCCTGCCGACGCCCGGGACGATTTTGCCGGAAAACTCGCCGGCGCGCTCCAGGTGGCCGCGCAAAACGTGAAAGTGCAGATCGAATTCAACCCCGCCCGCGTCGGTGTGTATCGATTGCTCGGTTACGAAAAACATCTGCTTCGGAAAGAGGAATTTCGTGACAACACCGTGGCCGCCGCCGAACTCGGCGCGGCGGAGAGCGGCACCGCCGTCTACACGGTTGAAGCCAGATCCGATGCCGACGGCGGCATGGGCGAACTCGGCGTGGCGCGGGTGCGTTATCAGGATCCGGCCACCGGAGAATACCACGAGAGCGAGTGGAGCATCCCGTACGATCCCGCTGCGCCCGCTTTCGATCAGGCGGCTCCGGGCGTGCGTCTGGCCGCGACGGCGGCGCTTTTTGCCGAAACGCTCGCGGGCGACCCCAACGCGCAGGCGGTATCGCTGCCCGCGCTTGCGACCGGCCTGCGCCAGGTGCTGGCGGCGCACGGTGCGTTTCCGGCGAACAGGCAGTTGCTCACCCTGCTGGAGGAGGCGGCGAGACTGGAGCGATGA